From the Marivivens sp. LCG002 genome, the window TGGCCCGCAGGATCTTCGCCCTGTCCAACGCCCTGTGCCGCGAGAGCTTGTGCCCTTGGTGACGGCGCTCAATGGGTTCATGTCGCGCCTGTCCGTCGCCCTGAGCCGGACCGAGACGTTTATCGCCGAGGCAGCACATCACATTCGCACGCCCCTCGCGACGTTGCGGGCGCAGGCGGAAATCGCACTGCGCCAAACCGAAAACGAAGAGGCGCGGCAAACGATCCGTTCGATGATCCGCTCTGTTGACACCTCTGCACGCTCTGCGGGGCAGATGCTCGAACACGCTGCGGTGGTCTTTCGGTCCGACCAACGGGCAGACGAACAAATCGATCTGTCTCTCTTGGTCGAAGACATCACCGAGAGCTATGAACCATCTGCCGAGATGAAAGGCGTGCGACTGGTTTGCCTTCCGCATGCCCAAGACATCACCGTCGATGCCGATCGCATCCTTCTCGAAGCCGCTTTGCGAAATCTTATTGATAATGCGATCAAATACACGCCCAAAGACGGTTTGGTCGAGGTGAGTGTCATCAGCGCAGACGGGTTTGCCCGCCTCGAGGTCAAGGACAGCGGGCGCGGGCTTTTCGGGGCGCAAGCTGCGCAACTGACGGGGCGTTTCCAACGCGGTGCAAACGTCGAAGACGTGGTTGGCTCGGGGCTCGGTCTGACCATCGTGAAAGAGGTTGCACGATCCCTGAACGGAAGATTTGAAATCGTTGAACGAGAGGAGGGAGGCACATGCGCGGCGCTCTATGTTCCATTGCGATCACGCTGATCGCATCCACGACGCTCGCCTTTGACATCGAACAGCAACAACTGTTCCAAGGGCAGGGGGACGAGACCATCTCGATCCTTTCCACCACCGATATCGGCATTTTTCGCCCCGTGATCGAAGCCTTCCAAGAGGTGCGACCCGATATAGGCGTCGATTACGTCGTCGCGAGCACGCAGGAAGTCTATCGCGCGATTTACGAAGAGGGGGCGGTGTTTGATCTGGCGGTGTCGTCGGCCATGGATCTCCAGATGAAGCTGGCGAACGACGGCTTGGCACAGGGACACAGCTCGGCGCAAACCGAAGCTCTACCCGATTGGGCGCGCTGGCAGGATCAACTCTTTGCCTTTGCCCAAGAACCTGTGGTGACGGTCGTTTCGCAGGCCGCATTCGAGGGGCGGCAGACCCCCGCGACCCGATCCGATCTTATTCGCCAGCTTCGGGATGATCCCGAAACCTTTCGCGGGCGGATCGGCACCTATGATCCCCGCAAATCGGGGGCGGGGTATCTCTTTGCCACCCAAGACGCGCGGCAGTCGGACACCTATTGGCGGCTGAGCGAGGTCATGGGCGGGCTCGAGCCGAAACTCTACGAGGCCTCGAGCGCCATGCTGAACGCCGTCGAAAGCGGTGAATTGGCCATCGCCTACAACGTTCTGGGAAGCTACGCGCTTGCGCGACTTGACCAGAAGGGCGCGGCGACGATCATCGAGCTTGAGGATTTTACCAACATCCTCTTGCGCACGGCGCTTATCCCCGCCAATGCCGAGAACCCGTCAGGGGGCGCCGCGTTTCTGGATTTTCTGCTGAGCGCCACGGGGCAGCGCGTCCTTGAAGAGAACTCGGGGCTTCCGCGTATCAATGCAGGTGCGCTTGCCGCGCAATCCTATCTCAGACCCATTCGGCTCGATACGGGGCTTTTGGTGTTTGTCGACCCGCTGAAACGGCAACAGTTCCTTCGCGAATGGAGCGCGGCAGTCGTCCAGTGATCAGTTTATCATTTGCGCTTCGAGACGGCTTTGGCTTTCCCTGAGCGCATGAAGCAACTGCGCGCGGTTGGTCTCGCTGAAACGGGTGATCAATCCCGAGACAGACAAGGCTCCGACAAGCTGCCCGTCAGGGCGTCGGATCGGGACCGAAAGCGCCGCGACTTCCGCTTCTCGCTCGCCAAGAGAGAGAGCATATCCGTTGGCGATGGTCGCGCGATCACCTTCGGTGCCGGCAAACGCCAAAAGCACCTTGCCCGAGGCACCCCGATCCAGCGCCATGCGCGCGCCTTCTGTTATGGTATGGCGGATTGCGCGAGCGGGTTCGCACCGAAAGAGACAGACCCGCATGTCACCCTCGCGAATATAGAATGATGCCGTTTCCTGCGTGACCTCGCTCAAAGTTTCGAGTTCGGGACGCAAGATCGCGGCAAGGTCGAAACTGTGCCGATACTGCGCGCCCAGCCGCCACACCGCGGGTCCTAGGCGGAACTTTCCGTTTTCCCCGCGCAGCATATAGCCGAATTTCTCGAGCGAGACGGCGAGCCTCAGGATCGTGCTCTTATAGAGCCCCGTGCGGGTGGAGAGCTCGGTCAGGGTCAATTCGGGCAGATCTTTCGAGAACGCATCGAGGATGGAAAGCGCGCGCTCGACGGCATCGACACCTTTTGCATCGGACATCGGGTCTCTTCCTTTTCTTGACAGACGAGGGCCGTCTCTGCATTAGTTCTATTATTGGATATAAAGTTCTGTCTAGTAGAATTTCAGGAATCCCCATGGCTCCTTCCGCACTCACCCCGCTCAAGGGCATTCGCGTGCTCGATCTGACGAATGTTCTGGCGGGTCCATTTTGTTGTCACCAGCTCGCCCATCTCGGGGCCGAGGTGATCAAGGTCGAGATGCCCAAAGGGGGTGATCTCGCGCGGCAGCTTGGGGCCGACCCTGAGCTGAGCGCCAAAGGCATGGGGGTGTCCTTTCTTGCACAGAACGCAGGCAAGAAATCGGTCACCGCAAACCTCAAGACCGAGAGGGGCCGCGAGGTTCTGCGGCGGCTTGTCCAAAGTGCAGATGTGCTTGTCGAAAACTATCGCCCCGGCGTGATGGATCGGCTGGGCGTCGGTTACGAGGTCTTACGGCGCGAAAACCCCGAGTTGATCTATTGTGCGATTTCGGGCTTCGGCCAGACGGGGCCTTGGACCCATCGACCTGCATATGACCAGATCGTCCAAGGGGCGTCTGGGGTGATGGCCATCACAGGCGACGCGGAGAGCGCTCCGCTGCGGGTCGGATATCCCGTCGCGGATTCGGTCGGTGGGTTGACGGCGGCACTGGCCATTTCCGCAGCGCTGAATTCATCGAACCGAGGTGCATTCATCGACGTGTCAATGCTCGAGTCCCTGATCGCAACAATGGGTTGGGCCGTTTCGAACTGGATGATTGCAGGACAAAAGCCGACCGCAAACGGCAACGAGAACCTGACTTCGGCGCCTTCGGGCACCTTTAGGGCGAAAGACGCACCCCTGAACATTGCCGCAAATAAAGACGAGCAGTGGGAAATCCTTGCCCGCCACATCGGCCGCGAGGATTTGATTGCACATACGGATTATCTGACGCGCGAAGACCGCAAGCGTAATCGTCTGGCCCTCAGGTCGGAGATCGAAAAGGCGCTTGCGGCAAAATCCGCCGAAGATTGGGCCGAAGAACTCAACGCGCTCGGGGTGCCAGCCGGTGCGGTGCTCGATCTGACCGAAGTTCTTGATCACGAGGTCATCCGTTCGCGAGGTATGATCGCCGATTTCGAAGAGGTTGAGGGCGTCGGTCGGTCTATTTCGGTGCTCCGCACAGGGATCAAGATCAATGGCGAGGTGCCGAAGGTCGACTCGCCACCGCCGCGTCTCGGAGCCGATAGCGACGAGATTCTTCTGAGCTTGGGATATTCCGCGCAAGACATCGGCGAGATGCGCGAACGGGGGGAAATATGACACAGGATGCTCAGGACGTGCGCGATTGGTGGCGCACATCTATTATCGAGATGGAACCGGGCAAGATCAATTTTCGCGGCTTACCTATTCAGGACCTGATCGGGACCACAAGTTTTCCCGCGATGATCTGGCTGATGGTGGCGGGCCGTTTGCCGAGCGCTGGCGAGGCGCGACTTTTGGAGGCGGCATTGGTTGCGGCGGTCGATCATGGCCCACAGGCGCCTTCCATCGCAGCGGCGCGCATGGCCGTCACGTGCGGCTTGCCGCTCAATAATGCGATGGCAACTGCAGTGAATATGCTGGGCGACGTCCACGGCGGTGCAGGTGAACAAAGTCTTGAGCTTTATTACGATATCGACAGCCGCATCGCAGAGGGTCAGTCTCTGGAAGAGGCGACCCGCGCCGCAATCGTGCAGTGGCAGAACGAGCGGACGAAATACATTCCCGGTTTCGGTCATCGGTTCCACAAGAACGGCGATCCGCGTGCCCCGCGTTTGATGGCCTTGGTGCGCGACGCGGCTGGGGCCGGCACTGTGTCAGGGCGCTTTGCCCAGATCGGCGGGGCCGTCGAGACCGCTCTCGGGGAAGGACGCGCGCGTCCTGTTCCGATGAACATCGACGGGGCGACCGCCGTCATTTTCGCCGAGCTCGGCTGCGCGGCCCCCCTTGCTCGGGGGCTCTTTTGTCTGTCGCGGTCGGTCGGCATTCTGGCACATGCTTGGGAGCAAATGCAGCAGGGCGGTCGCAACAAGGGACCGATCCCGCCGCGTTTTCTTTTTACCTATGACCCGGAGAGCTTGGCCGATGACCGCCCCTCTTGATCGGGTTTTTGCGCTTTTGGCTGCTTTGGTCGTTATGGATATTTAGAGCACAAAGGCGATATCAGTCGATCTTGAGCGTCTGAAGCAGGCTCTGTCCGTCAGCGGAGAGGATCAGGATCTCGTTTTCGGTCGTAACGACGGCAATCCAGTCGGCTGCGCGGGTGATCGAGAGCGGTGTTGCACCTTTGGGCAACGACAATGTCTCGGGAAAAACGGGCGTGCTTTCCCGAAGACGGATGACAAGCGTTGCGATAAGGACTAGGAACCCCGCAATCATCACACCTGCAAGAATGATCACCAGCCGTTTGAGCCAGATCAGCTCTTGCGGAAAGGGTGTGTTCTCTTCGGGAGCCTTGGTCATGGCGAGCACTATTATCCAATTTGCGATCGATATCGATCCTCCATCGCGTCTTGATAAAGCGCTTTCGCGGGATGTGCCAGATGAAGCGGAGCTGAGCCGTTCGCGGCTTGGAAAGTTGATCGAGCAAGGCGCGGTTTCGGTGAACGGCGCGGTGATCGACAATCCGCGTCATAAGGTGAGCGAAGGCGACGAGATCGAGATTGCGGTCGAAATCACCGAAGCCGACCATCTCGAGGCAGAAGATATTCCGCTCGAGGTCGTTTATGAAGACGATGATCTGATCGTGATCAACAAGCCTGCGGGCATGGTTGTTCATCCTGCGCCGGGCACCCCTTCGGGAACGGTGGTCAATGCTTTGATGCATTACTGTGGCGACAGTCTTTCGGGTGTGGGTGGAGAAAAGCGTCCCGGCATCGTGCACCGCATCGACAAAGAAACGAGCGGGCTTTTGGTGGCGGCCAAATCCGATCGTGCGCACCACGGCCTTGCGGCGCAATTCGAGAAACATACGGTCGAGCGCCGCTATCTTGCAATCTGCTACGGGGTTCCCGATCAGAACGACCCGCGCCTGCACGGGATCAAGGGCACGAATTTCGAGCCGGGAAATGTCTTGAAAATCCAGACCTTCCTCGGGCGGCACAAGACCGATCGCCAGCGACAGGCGGTGAGTTTCGAGACGGGGCGTCATGCCGTGACGCGCGCTCGGATCGTCGAGACCTTGGGCGAACCCGCGGTTGCGGCTTTGCTCGAATGTTGGCTCGAGACAGGGCGCACACATCAGATCCGCGTGCACATGGCTCATGTCGGTCATAGCCTCATCGGTGATCCTGTTTACGGAGGGCGCCGAAAGCTTGCCGTGAAATCTGTCGGGGAAAAGGGTCAGGCAGCCGCGTCCGAGTTTCCAAGGCAGGCGCTGCACGCCGCGACTTTGGGCTTTACCCATCCCGTTTCGCGTGAGTTTCTCGAGTTCGAAGCCCCGCTTCCCGAGGATATGCGCGACTTGCTCCGTGACTTGGGCGGGCAGATCGAGGTCTGAACCCCCTTGGGCGCAACTTATTGCAGCGCCCTGCGTTAACCCGATGCATCACAATTGGCTCTATTGTTGCAAGAGATCATCTGTGCGCGATTGCAGTCGAATGCCTCTCGTTCTTCGACGGAATGGGGCGCATAGTTCGTATGAAATTTTAGATTGTGCCTCTTGAACAGGAGGCATCTGCAACCAATATCGATGTTAAGCCCTTATACATTGGAGGGGGACAGATATGAGTAATACAAGTAGCTATGCAAATCTTCCGGCACCGTCGCCGGAGCAGGGTCTCAATCGGTATTTGCAGGAAATCCGCAAATTCCCGATGCTTGAACCCGAAGAAGAATACATGCTTGCCAAGCGCTGGGTCGATCATCAGGATTCAGGCGCGGCCCATAAGCTTGTGACATCGCACCTGCGTCTCGCGGCCAAAATCGCCATGGGGTATCGCGGCTATGGTCTTCCGCAGGCCGAGGTGGTGTCCGAGGCGAACGTCGGTCTGATGCAGGCGGTCAAACGCTTCGATCCCGAAAAGGGCTTTCGCCTTGCGACCTATGCGATGTGGTGGATCCGCGCCAGCATTCAGGAATATATCCTGCGCTCGTGGAGCCTTGTGAAACTCGGCACCACGTCGGCGCAGAAAAAGCTGTTCTTCAATCTGCGCAAAGCCAAGGCACGGATCGGCGCGTTGGAGGAGGGGGATCTTCACCCAGATAACGTCGCGCAAATCGCCAAAGATCTTGGTGTGACCGAGGATGAGGTCATCTCGATGAACCGCCGTATGTCGGGGGGCGATGCCTCTCTCAACGCGATGGTCGGTTCGGATGGCGATACCTCGACGCAATGGCAGGACTGGCTCGAGGACGAGGACGCCAATCAGGCGGCCCATTACGAGGCCCGTGACGAGCTCGAGAGCCGCCGCGCGTTGCTTGCAGAAGCGATGATGGTGCTCAACGAGCGCGAGCGCGATATTCTGGTCCAGCGGCGTCTTCAGGATGAAACCATCACGCTCGAGGATTTGTCCGAACAATACAGCGTAAGCCGCGAGCGTATCCGCCAGATCGAAGTGCGTGCCTTTGAAAAGCTTCAAAGCCGCATGACCGAGCTTGCCCGCGAAAAGGGTATGCTCGAGACGGTCTGAGGGGCCTAGTTCGCGATCAATTCAAGGGGCGCTTCTGAAAAGGAGTGCCCTTTTGCTTGTCAGCGGGCAAGCCTTGAGGCAAAGGAAGCAGCAAGCAGCCGCAAAAGCGGCGATTGGAAACTCGGCCATTCTTTGGCCAAGCGTTGAACAGACGGGGGCGCCCCATGAAAATGACAGATACCTTTATCAAGCCGATGCATCCCGAGGGACGCAAGTTCGTGGCGATCTTCGCCGCGATCACTGCCGTGCTCTTCCTGATCTGGGAGCCTCTGGGTTGGATCGGAGTGGGTTTGACGGTTTGGTGCTATTACTTCTTCCGCGATCCGATCCGTTCGGTGCCGCAGCAGAGCGGACTTATGGTCTCGCCCGCCGATGGTGTGATTTCGTTGATCGAAGAGGCAGTTCCGCCCGCCGAGCTCGACATGGGTCCCGAGCCGCGTCTTCGGGTATCGGTGTTCATGAGCGTCTTTAATTGTCACGTGAACCGTACGCCGATCACGGGCACGATCAAAAAGGTCGCCTATCGTCCCGGCAAATTTCTCAATGCCTCGCTCGATAAGGCAAGCGAAGACAACGAGCGCAATTCGCTCCGTATCGAGCTTGAAGACGGCCGCGAGATCGCTGTTGTCCAGATCGCGGGTCTTGTCGCGCGCCGTATCGTGCCCTTTGTCAAAGGCGGCGAACAGCTCAAGACGGGCGAGCGTTTCGGCCTTATCCGTTTCGGATCGCGCGTCGATGTTTATCTCCCCCATGGTGTGGCCCCCAAAGTCGCGCTTGGCCAAACCATGATCGCAGGCGAAACTGTTCTGGCGGATCTCAACAGCGACGAGCCGCGCCGCATGGCAGAAAGCATCTAAATGGCACAGGCACCGCAATCGAAGAAATCCTTGTCTCTTTGGCAGATGTTGCCGAATTTGCTGACTCTTTCGGCCATTTGCGCCGGTATGACGGCCATTCGGTTTGCGATGCAGGGGCGGATCGAATTCGCGGTGTTCCTGATCCTCGTGGCGGCCATTCTCGATGGTCTTGACGGGCGACTTGCGCGGCTTCTCAAGACCGAAAGCGAAATCGGGGCCGAACTCGACTCGCTTGCCGACTTTATGAACTTCGGCGTGGCGACGGGGATCGTTATGTATCTCTATGGCCTCCAATCCTCGAGCGAGGGTTGGATTCTGGTGCTCATCTATGCGATCTGCTGCGTGATGCGCCTTGCACGTTTCAACGTCGACGCCAAGGCCCGTCCCAAGGACGAACAGCGCCGCAATTTCGTCGGTGTGCCGTCTCCCGCGGGTGCCCTTCTCGTGATGTTCCCGCTCTTTGTCCACAAGACCTTTCCCGAGCTCGGCGCACCGAACCAGTGGTTCGTCGGCGGGGCGATGCTCGTCTCGGGGCTCCTTATGATCAGCCGCGTCCCCACACCGTCGCTTAAATCCGTGACGATTCCGCGTGAATATGCGCGTTTTCTGGTGCTTGCGATCATCGGGATCGTCGCGGTGCTCTTTACATGGCCTTGGGCGACCCTTGTCGTGCTCAGCACGATTTACCTCGGGTCCATCGTTTGGACGTGGCGCCGCGCGCACGTCTGGAAAGACATGGGCCACAAGGACGAAAACCACACCCAATCCTGACACAAGGGCTTTGTTGTCATTGCCCTTGCCTGTGGTCCTGTTACTCTCCATCTCAATGAAAAATGGAGAGTTTTCACATGACCGTCCGTTGGGGAGTCCTTGGTGCGGCGAAGTTCGCACAACAGCATATGGCCCGCGCCATCCACGCCGCAGAGGGAGCCAACTTTTACGCGCTGGCAACCTCTGACGCTGACAAGGCCAAAGCCTTTCAAGCGTTCCAGCCCAATCTTGTCGTGCACGACAGCTACGAGGCCCTGCTTGCCGACCCAAAGGTCGATGCGGTCTATATCCCGCTGCCGAACCATCTCCATGTGGAATGGACGCTCAAGGCGCTAGCCGCGGGTAAACATGTGCTATGCGAAAAGCCGATTGCCATGAATGAGGCTGAATTCGATGCCCTGATCGCCGCGCGCGACAAAAGCGGCAAGCTTGCCGCCGAAGCTTATATGATCGTGCATCATCCGCAGTTCCAGCGTGCCCGCCAGCTTGTCCAAGGGGGCGCAATCGGCGAGCTGATGCTTGTCGATACGGTGTTCAGCTACAACAACGCGGCCGACACGGACAACATCCGCAACCGTCCCGAAACAGGGGGCGGTGCGCTTCCCGATATCGGGGTCTATATTTTCGGCTCGACCCGCTTCGTCACGGGCGAAGAGCCCACGGACGTGACCCATGCCAAGATCGTGCGCGAAAACGATGTGGACGTGTTCACACAGCTTTCTGCCACGTTCCCGTCCTTTGCCTATCAGGGCGTGGTGTCCATGCGGATGGCGGCGCGGCAGTATCTGACCTTCCACGGGACCAAAGGTCATGTGACGCTGAACGCCCCGTTCAATGCCAATGTCTATGACATCGCGACAGTGACGGTGGAAACCGCAGAGGGGCGCAAGACTGAACGCTTCCCGACCGTGAACCAATATGTGCTCCAGGTCGAAGCCTTCTCGCGCTCGGTCGAGACGGGCGCGGCTTATCCCTGTCCGCTCGAATTCTCGCGCGGCACGCAGCGCATGATCGATATGACCTTCAAGGCGGAACATGGATAAGACGTTCTACATTCACGTGCCAAAGAACCTTTTGGCGCATGTGAAAGAAGCAGAGGGGCATTTCTATGCCCGCCTGCTCAAGGGACTTCATCAACTGGGGGGCCGTGCCGAATTGATCGAGCGCGCGCCCCTGAACATTCCCCCCGATCCCTTTGACGGGAATTTCCATTTCGTGCATCAGGGGTTCCACCATCAGCAAAACGTGCTGAATACGGGGCCCGCCTATATCGCACCCTATTTCTATGCCGACCCTCAAGGGGTGTTCGGCGAAAGCTCGTTGGTCGGCGAAACGTTCGACGCGGCGGCGCAACCTGCGGCCAAAGCTGCGGCATTTACTGGCAAGCTTGCGGAAAAACTGCGTTATGTGAGCGACGCGGTGGAACTCCCAGAACGCGACTCCATCGTGCTCTTGCTCCAGCCGATGAACGAAATTCTGGAGCGCACCACACGGATCGACATTCGCGAGTTGGTGCGCGGCGCGGTGGCTGCGGCCCAAGGAGAAAAGATCATCATCTGGAGCCATCCTGCGGTCGCCGACGACCAGCTTGACGATCTCTTGGGACGTCTCGACCGACAGCGCGGCAATGTCGAAGTGACCAAGGCTCCAGTGACCCATGTGCTGGCCAAGGCACGGGTCACGGTGTCCTATAATTCACCGCATGCGCTCGAAGGGATGTGTCTGGGTGTGCCAGCCGTCTTTTGTGCCAAAACCGATCTCTGTCATAACGGGGTGTCCTGTCACGATATGATGGAAATCGGCGGCGCAATCGAAAAAGCGACGTCACAGGATTGGCCGCACGAAGCGTTTGTCTACTGGTTCCTTTTCCGCAAGATGCTCAATGGCGGCGGACCGAGGTTCGTGGAGACCGCCCTGCGCCGTATCAAAACGCAGGGCGTCAATCTCAAACATTTCGGGATCGATCTAAAGGGCTGATCCTTGTGGGATCAGTCCTCCATCTTCTCCAATTCGTCGATCATGCCTTCGATCATCGACAGACCCTTGCTCCAGAACGCAGGGTCCGAGGCGTCAAGACCAAAGGGCGCA encodes:
- a CDS encoding IclR family transcriptional regulator; this translates as MSDAKGVDAVERALSILDAFSKDLPELTLTELSTRTGLYKSTILRLAVSLEKFGYMLRGENGKFRLGPAVWRLGAQYRHSFDLAAILRPELETLSEVTQETASFYIREGDMRVCLFRCEPARAIRHTITEGARMALDRGASGKVLLAFAGTEGDRATIANGYALSLGEREAEVAALSVPIRRPDGQLVGALSVSGLITRFSETNRAQLLHALRESQSRLEAQMIN
- a CDS encoding phosphatidylserine decarboxylase codes for the protein MKMTDTFIKPMHPEGRKFVAIFAAITAVLFLIWEPLGWIGVGLTVWCYYFFRDPIRSVPQQSGLMVSPADGVISLIEEAVPPAELDMGPEPRLRVSVFMSVFNCHVNRTPITGTIKKVAYRPGKFLNASLDKASEDNERNSLRIELEDGREIAVVQIAGLVARRIVPFVKGGEQLKTGERFGLIRFGSRVDVYLPHGVAPKVALGQTMIAGETVLADLNSDEPRRMAESI
- the rpoH gene encoding RNA polymerase sigma factor RpoH, whose amino-acid sequence is MSNTSSYANLPAPSPEQGLNRYLQEIRKFPMLEPEEEYMLAKRWVDHQDSGAAHKLVTSHLRLAAKIAMGYRGYGLPQAEVVSEANVGLMQAVKRFDPEKGFRLATYAMWWIRASIQEYILRSWSLVKLGTTSAQKKLFFNLRKAKARIGALEEGDLHPDNVAQIAKDLGVTEDEVISMNRRMSGGDASLNAMVGSDGDTSTQWQDWLEDEDANQAAHYEARDELESRRALLAEAMMVLNERERDILVQRRLQDETITLEDLSEQYSVSRERIRQIEVRAFEKLQSRMTELAREKGMLETV
- a CDS encoding CoA transferase, whose translation is MAPSALTPLKGIRVLDLTNVLAGPFCCHQLAHLGAEVIKVEMPKGGDLARQLGADPELSAKGMGVSFLAQNAGKKSVTANLKTERGREVLRRLVQSADVLVENYRPGVMDRLGVGYEVLRRENPELIYCAISGFGQTGPWTHRPAYDQIVQGASGVMAITGDAESAPLRVGYPVADSVGGLTAALAISAALNSSNRGAFIDVSMLESLIATMGWAVSNWMIAGQKPTANGNENLTSAPSGTFRAKDAPLNIAANKDEQWEILARHIGREDLIAHTDYLTREDRKRNRLALRSEIEKALAAKSAEDWAEELNALGVPAGAVLDLTEVLDHEVIRSRGMIADFEEVEGVGRSISVLRTGIKINGEVPKVDSPPPRLGADSDEILLSLGYSAQDIGEMRERGEI
- a CDS encoding DUF6476 family protein, translated to MTKAPEENTPFPQELIWLKRLVIILAGVMIAGFLVLIATLVIRLRESTPVFPETLSLPKGATPLSITRAADWIAVVTTENEILILSADGQSLLQTLKID
- a CDS encoding ABC transporter substrate-binding protein, producing MRGALCSIAITLIASTTLAFDIEQQQLFQGQGDETISILSTTDIGIFRPVIEAFQEVRPDIGVDYVVASTQEVYRAIYEEGAVFDLAVSSAMDLQMKLANDGLAQGHSSAQTEALPDWARWQDQLFAFAQEPVVTVVSQAAFEGRQTPATRSDLIRQLRDDPETFRGRIGTYDPRKSGAGYLFATQDARQSDTYWRLSEVMGGLEPKLYEASSAMLNAVESGELAIAYNVLGSYALARLDQKGAATIIELEDFTNILLRTALIPANAENPSGGAAFLDFLLSATGQRVLEENSGLPRINAGALAAQSYLRPIRLDTGLLVFVDPLKRQQFLREWSAAVVQ
- a CDS encoding sensor histidine kinase, which translates into the protein MNQSISIRRRLLLQLLLVAILLSGLLYLSVRTVADSAVERTQDSILGAATIAIAEELRGGEEGVAVDIPYTAFSMLGSIGQDRVFYRITIGDETVTGYDELALPTEPLNGLTPLFYDDAYRGLLVRAAAVERSVLVNGKALPVRVIVAQTRTSQETIVASLAERAALLGIGFFVIAVGLSLLTARLVVKPVSSLVEAVGRRGPQDLRPVQRPVPRELVPLVTALNGFMSRLSVALSRTETFIAEAAHHIRTPLATLRAQAEIALRQTENEEARQTIRSMIRSVDTSARSAGQMLEHAAVVFRSDQRADEQIDLSLLVEDITESYEPSAEMKGVRLVCLPHAQDITVDADRILLEAALRNLIDNAIKYTPKDGLVEVSVISADGFARLEVKDSGRGLFGAQAAQLTGRFQRGANVEDVVGSGLGLTIVKEVARSLNGRFEIVEREEGGTCAALYVPLRSR
- a CDS encoding RluA family pseudouridine synthase; this translates as MASTIIQFAIDIDPPSRLDKALSRDVPDEAELSRSRLGKLIEQGAVSVNGAVIDNPRHKVSEGDEIEIAVEITEADHLEAEDIPLEVVYEDDDLIVINKPAGMVVHPAPGTPSGTVVNALMHYCGDSLSGVGGEKRPGIVHRIDKETSGLLVAAKSDRAHHGLAAQFEKHTVERRYLAICYGVPDQNDPRLHGIKGTNFEPGNVLKIQTFLGRHKTDRQRQAVSFETGRHAVTRARIVETLGEPAVAALLECWLETGRTHQIRVHMAHVGHSLIGDPVYGGRRKLAVKSVGEKGQAAASEFPRQALHAATLGFTHPVSREFLEFEAPLPEDMRDLLRDLGGQIEV
- a CDS encoding citryl-CoA lyase; the protein is MTQDAQDVRDWWRTSIIEMEPGKINFRGLPIQDLIGTTSFPAMIWLMVAGRLPSAGEARLLEAALVAAVDHGPQAPSIAAARMAVTCGLPLNNAMATAVNMLGDVHGGAGEQSLELYYDIDSRIAEGQSLEEATRAAIVQWQNERTKYIPGFGHRFHKNGDPRAPRLMALVRDAAGAGTVSGRFAQIGGAVETALGEGRARPVPMNIDGATAVIFAELGCAAPLARGLFCLSRSVGILAHAWEQMQQGGRNKGPIPPRFLFTYDPESLADDRPS
- a CDS encoding Gfo/Idh/MocA family oxidoreductase; translated protein: MTVRWGVLGAAKFAQQHMARAIHAAEGANFYALATSDADKAKAFQAFQPNLVVHDSYEALLADPKVDAVYIPLPNHLHVEWTLKALAAGKHVLCEKPIAMNEAEFDALIAARDKSGKLAAEAYMIVHHPQFQRARQLVQGGAIGELMLVDTVFSYNNAADTDNIRNRPETGGGALPDIGVYIFGSTRFVTGEEPTDVTHAKIVRENDVDVFTQLSATFPSFAYQGVVSMRMAARQYLTFHGTKGHVTLNAPFNANVYDIATVTVETAEGRKTERFPTVNQYVLQVEAFSRSVETGAAYPCPLEFSRGTQRMIDMTFKAEHG
- the pssA gene encoding CDP-diacylglycerol--serine O-phosphatidyltransferase, whose translation is MAQAPQSKKSLSLWQMLPNLLTLSAICAGMTAIRFAMQGRIEFAVFLILVAAILDGLDGRLARLLKTESEIGAELDSLADFMNFGVATGIVMYLYGLQSSSEGWILVLIYAICCVMRLARFNVDAKARPKDEQRRNFVGVPSPAGALLVMFPLFVHKTFPELGAPNQWFVGGAMLVSGLLMISRVPTPSLKSVTIPREYARFLVLAIIGIVAVLFTWPWATLVVLSTIYLGSIVWTWRRAHVWKDMGHKDENHTQS